Proteins encoded by one window of Vampirovibrionales bacterium:
- the serS gene encoding serine--tRNA ligase, giving the protein MLDIKYIRERPEEVNAALKRRDPGLSVDAALALDVRRRQLLSEEETCRSRRNELTKAIGEAKRQGGDADALQVETRQLAERIKALESEKESLAAEQDDLLLNLPNLPSPQAPDGRSEPDNVCLRQWGEEFKARVRPDALAHWDIGPNLGALDFERGVKLAQSRFSVLRGDGAWLARALKDLMLDLHRDAGYEEISPPYLVNRDTMIGTGQLPKFEADMFACRDDALFLIPTAEVPLTNLYRGEEIAEAALPVNLTAYTPCFRREAGSAGKDTRGLIRQHQFDKVELVKLTHPDQSQAEHERLIADAERVLQTLELPYRALELCTGDMGFSAARCVDLEVWMPGQGQYREISSCSNCWDFQARRAGLKYRPADGGKLAYVHTLNGSALAIGRTLIAILENYQISDQEVAIPAALLPYWRGAGKTIKGASLCPA; this is encoded by the coding sequence ATGCTGGATATTAAATACATTCGCGAGCGTCCGGAAGAAGTCAACGCCGCGCTGAAACGGCGCGATCCGGGGCTCTCGGTCGACGCCGCGCTGGCGCTGGACGTACGGCGCCGCCAGTTACTGAGCGAAGAAGAAACCTGCCGCAGTCGCCGCAACGAGCTGACTAAAGCCATCGGGGAAGCCAAACGCCAGGGCGGCGACGCGGACGCCTTACAGGTCGAAACGCGCCAGCTCGCCGAACGCATCAAGGCGCTGGAGTCCGAAAAAGAGTCGCTGGCCGCCGAACAGGACGACTTGCTGCTAAATTTGCCGAACCTGCCCTCGCCTCAAGCGCCGGATGGGCGCAGCGAACCCGATAATGTCTGTTTACGGCAATGGGGCGAGGAGTTTAAAGCGCGGGTGCGTCCCGACGCGCTCGCCCACTGGGATATCGGCCCGAACCTGGGCGCGCTGGATTTTGAACGCGGCGTGAAGCTGGCGCAATCGCGCTTTTCCGTCTTGCGCGGCGACGGGGCCTGGCTGGCGCGCGCGCTGAAAGATCTCATGCTCGACCTGCACCGCGACGCGGGCTATGAGGAAATCAGCCCGCCGTATCTGGTGAATCGCGACACGATGATCGGCACCGGCCAGTTGCCGAAGTTCGAGGCCGATATGTTTGCCTGTCGCGACGACGCCCTGTTTCTGATTCCCACAGCCGAGGTGCCGCTGACGAATTTATATCGCGGCGAAGAGATCGCTGAAGCCGCTCTGCCTGTGAATTTAACCGCCTATACGCCGTGTTTTCGGCGCGAGGCGGGCAGCGCCGGCAAGGACACGCGCGGCCTGATCCGTCAGCATCAGTTTGACAAGGTGGAACTGGTGAAGCTGACGCATCCCGATCAATCGCAGGCCGAGCATGAGCGCCTGATCGCAGATGCCGAGCGCGTCCTCCAGACGCTGGAATTGCCGTACCGCGCCCTTGAGTTGTGTACGGGCGATATGGGCTTTTCGGCGGCGCGCTGCGTGGATCTGGAAGTCTGGATGCCGGGCCAGGGCCAGTATCGCGAGATTTCTAGCTGTAGCAACTGCTGGGATTTCCAGGCCCGGCGGGCCGGTTTGAAATATCGTCCAGCGGATGGCGGCAAACTGGCCTATGTCCATACCCTCAACGGCTCAGCGCTTGCCATTGGGCGAACGCTGATTGCGATTCTGGAGAATTATCAAATCAGCGATCAGGAGGTGGCGATTCCCGCCGCGCTCTTGCCATACTGGAGAGGAGCCGGAAAAACAATCAAGGGAGCCTCGTTGTGTCCAGCCTGA
- the rpsO gene encoding 30S ribosomal protein S15 — translation MAMTQEKKKALFSQYGRHAKDTGSPESQIAVLTDRINELTAHLKLHPKDFATRRGLMKMVGRRRRLQAYFRNAAAPERYKELIQKLNLRK, via the coding sequence ATGGCAATGACCCAAGAGAAGAAAAAAGCCCTGTTTTCGCAGTACGGCCGCCACGCCAAGGATACCGGCAGCCCGGAGTCGCAGATTGCCGTCCTGACGGATCGCATTAACGAGCTGACGGCGCATCTCAAGCTCCACCCGAAAGATTTCGCCACGCGCCGCGGCCTGATGAAAATGGTCGGCCGCCGCCGCCGCCTGCAGGCCTATTTCCGCAACGCCGCCGCCCCTGAGCGCTACAAAGAGCTCATTCAAAAGCTCAACCTGCGCAAGTAG
- a CDS encoding GDP-mannose 4,6-dehydratase, producing the protein MALRDKRILVTGGAGFIGSSLVDALAARGNRVTVLDDLSTGKRANLADALQTGRVTLVEDSILNSDILQALVPQADVIFHLAVQCLRICFDQPHLVHDVNATGTLGLLETAYRLNPGLERFVYVSSSEVYGTARRAPMTESHPLAPTTTYGASKLAGELYTQAYVTMYGMPAVIARPFNTYGIREHHEGASGEVIPRFIVNLLNDRPPVVFGDGQQTRDFTYVSDTVDGLIRVAECDALLGEAVNIAYGQEATIDAIARRLLSLMGRDALAIQYEAERPADVRRHYADITKLRNATGFEPAVSLAEGLQRAVDWFKSCAQGDPAALLAQCGAARNWEGVQKTPCAPTSAR; encoded by the coding sequence ATGGCATTACGCGATAAACGGATTCTCGTCACCGGCGGCGCGGGCTTTATCGGCAGTTCGCTGGTAGACGCGCTGGCGGCGCGGGGCAATCGCGTCACCGTGCTGGATGATCTTTCCACCGGCAAGCGCGCGAATCTGGCGGACGCCCTGCAAACGGGCCGCGTCACGCTGGTCGAAGACAGCATTCTCAATTCCGACATCTTGCAAGCGCTGGTTCCGCAGGCCGACGTGATTTTCCATCTGGCCGTGCAATGCCTGCGCATCTGTTTTGATCAGCCCCATCTGGTGCATGACGTCAACGCCACCGGCACGCTTGGGCTCCTGGAGACGGCATACCGGCTGAATCCCGGTCTTGAGCGCTTTGTCTACGTCTCCTCATCGGAGGTCTACGGAACGGCCCGGCGCGCGCCGATGACCGAGAGCCATCCGCTGGCGCCGACGACGACTTACGGGGCCAGCAAACTGGCCGGAGAACTCTATACGCAGGCCTACGTCACGATGTACGGCATGCCCGCCGTCATTGCGCGGCCGTTTAATACCTACGGCATCCGCGAGCATCACGAAGGCGCCAGCGGCGAGGTGATTCCGCGCTTTATCGTCAATCTGCTCAACGATCGCCCGCCGGTCGTCTTTGGCGATGGCCAGCAAACCCGGGATTTCACCTACGTCAGCGATACGGTCGACGGCTTGATTCGCGTCGCCGAGTGCGATGCGCTGCTTGGAGAGGCCGTCAATATTGCGTATGGCCAGGAAGCGACCATCGACGCGATCGCCCGCCGCCTGCTCAGCCTGATGGGTCGCGATGCGCTGGCGATTCAATACGAGGCTGAGCGCCCCGCCGACGTGCGTCGCCATTACGCCGACATCACCAAACTGCGCAACGCCACGGGATTTGAGCCCGCCGTGAGTCTGGCCGAAGGTCTTCAGCGCGCCGTCGACTGGTTCAAGTCCTGCGCCCAGGGCGACCCCGCTGCGCTGCTGGCCCAATGCGGCGCGGCGCGCAACTGGGAAGGCGTTCAGAAAACCCCATGCGCCCCAACTTCGGCGCGATAG
- a CDS encoding VWA domain-containing protein, with product MKRSWISAKGIGSGQVLMIGVMLTGMMFSSLAVDLPFYFATQNQLQTAVNAAALAGASQLPDGEAQAQQAAYEYASQNPVAGRTLAESDLSYHYDGSAFEVEARMQAPTLLSRLMCGLSGTLSQGGGGLDGGGSGGESVGGGGEGDGSGPAVDCSSMTIAAHAKAVPAARDVVLVLDTSGSMNRGNGYPMEDVKDAAVAYVDKVIALDSESVDRIGVVNFDFDSRIAASLTSTYDSNGYATVKSAINNLYAYSGSEWWNTNYYSGLKKALDELESHGRKNATKFVIFLTDGFPNIPDGPDWNYKDCINADDAGDNYMKQYNYYRSRGQISTANYYYTKAQQKYAYSLSCTQGYTDYMINVTQAQAQRAEGMDVTVSTIQIGPVSDNSLSKLRKMLRQPTWEAGLLDYIADTTDGKQYAATNYDMDALREIYDTIAHDVHMRLAS from the coding sequence ATGAAACGATCGTGGATATCCGCCAAAGGGATTGGCAGCGGTCAGGTGCTGATGATCGGCGTCATGCTGACCGGGATGATGTTTTCGTCGCTGGCGGTGGACCTGCCGTTTTACTTTGCGACGCAAAATCAGCTCCAGACGGCGGTCAACGCCGCCGCGCTGGCCGGGGCCTCGCAACTGCCAGACGGCGAAGCGCAGGCGCAGCAAGCCGCTTACGAGTACGCCTCGCAAAATCCGGTTGCGGGCAGAACGCTTGCCGAAAGCGATTTGAGTTATCACTACGACGGCAGCGCCTTTGAAGTCGAAGCCCGCATGCAGGCGCCCACGCTCTTATCGCGCTTGATGTGCGGTTTGAGCGGCACGCTGAGCCAGGGCGGCGGCGGTCTTGATGGCGGCGGCTCCGGCGGGGAAAGCGTCGGCGGCGGCGGCGAAGGCGATGGCTCTGGTCCGGCGGTCGATTGCTCGTCGATGACGATCGCGGCCCATGCCAAGGCGGTTCCAGCAGCGCGCGACGTCGTGCTGGTGCTGGACACGTCGGGTTCGATGAACCGCGGCAACGGCTACCCGATGGAAGATGTGAAAGACGCCGCCGTGGCTTACGTCGATAAGGTCATCGCGCTCGATAGCGAATCGGTCGATCGCATTGGCGTGGTGAATTTCGATTTTGATTCGCGCATTGCGGCCTCGTTAACTTCAACCTACGACTCGAACGGCTACGCTACGGTGAAATCCGCCATTAATAACCTGTACGCCTATAGTGGATCCGAATGGTGGAATACCAACTATTATTCGGGCCTGAAAAAAGCGCTGGATGAACTGGAAAGCCATGGCCGCAAAAACGCGACCAAATTCGTGATTTTCTTGACCGACGGCTTTCCCAATATTCCAGACGGCCCGGACTGGAACTATAAAGACTGCATCAATGCCGATGACGCAGGCGACAACTACATGAAGCAATATAATTACTACAGAAGCCGGGGCCAGATCTCGACGGCCAACTACTATTACACCAAGGCCCAGCAGAAATACGCCTACTCGCTGAGCTGCACGCAAGGCTACACCGATTACATGATCAACGTGACCCAGGCTCAGGCCCAGCGCGCAGAGGGTATGGACGTAACGGTCAGCACGATTCAGATTGGCCCGGTCAGTGACAACAGCCTGTCGAAACTGCGCAAGATGCTCAGACAGCCAACCTGGGAAGCCGGGCTGCTGGATTACATCGCCGACACCACCGACGGCAAGCAGTATGCGGCCACCAACTATGACATGGACGCCCTTCGCGAGATTTACGACACGATCGCCCATGACGTCCACATGCGCCTGGCTTCCTGA
- a CDS encoding nucleotide sugar dehydrogenase codes for MMQHPVAPSAAVSEASETSSDASASSLATLRICVVGLGYVGLPTALLFARKGFAVQGVDIDPAVRAMIETDAIAERYPELAPWAQAARDQTMLRGAPAFTIGQTPEPADVFIITVPTPVHPESRRCDLRAVRAAAESIAPALRPGCLVMLESTVPPGTTRNVVRPILERSGLTAGETFHLCFCPERILPGNTTHELIHNHRVLGGLTPACAARAQALWQGVIAGELFLTDDMSAEFCKLAENTYRDVNIALANELSLIADESGVDLKALLPIINQHPRVNLHTPGIGVGGHCIAVDPWFFVESSPWKTRLIRASREVNDQMPAYCGEKIAADVADLDHPVICVAGLAYKPDVADLRESPAVRIADWLDERGLTTRRYDPLLPQYRDMTLAQAAAGCDYLAILIPHAALRADLALNRGAIAAAMRTPRIRSF; via the coding sequence ATGATGCAGCATCCTGTCGCCCCGTCCGCCGCCGTTTCAGAAGCGTCTGAAACTTCTTCTGACGCCAGCGCGTCTTCTCTTGCAACGCTGCGCATTTGCGTGGTGGGTCTGGGGTATGTCGGCCTGCCGACGGCCCTGCTGTTTGCGCGCAAGGGCTTTGCGGTTCAGGGCGTGGATATCGATCCCGCCGTGCGCGCGATGATTGAAACCGACGCCATCGCCGAACGTTATCCCGAGTTGGCGCCGTGGGCTCAGGCCGCGCGCGATCAAACCATGCTGCGCGGCGCGCCCGCCTTCACCATCGGGCAGACGCCTGAGCCTGCTGACGTGTTTATCATCACCGTGCCGACGCCGGTGCATCCAGAATCGCGACGCTGCGATTTACGGGCCGTGCGCGCTGCGGCCGAATCCATCGCGCCTGCGCTGCGCCCCGGCTGTCTGGTAATGCTGGAATCGACGGTTCCGCCGGGAACCACGCGCAACGTCGTGCGCCCCATTCTGGAGCGCTCCGGCCTGACGGCGGGCGAAACGTTTCATCTGTGCTTCTGCCCGGAGCGCATCCTGCCGGGCAATACCACGCACGAGCTGATTCATAATCATCGCGTACTGGGCGGTCTGACCCCCGCCTGCGCCGCCCGCGCGCAAGCCTTGTGGCAGGGCGTGATTGCGGGCGAGTTGTTTCTCACCGACGATATGAGCGCCGAATTCTGCAAACTGGCCGAAAATACCTACCGGGACGTCAACATCGCGCTGGCTAACGAGTTATCGCTGATCGCCGACGAATCGGGCGTCGATCTGAAGGCCCTGCTGCCAATCATCAACCAGCATCCGCGCGTCAACCTGCACACGCCGGGCATTGGCGTCGGCGGGCACTGTATTGCCGTCGATCCATGGTTTTTTGTAGAATCATCGCCCTGGAAAACCCGTCTGATTCGGGCTTCGCGCGAAGTCAACGATCAAATGCCCGCCTATTGCGGCGAAAAAATTGCCGCCGACGTGGCGGATCTCGATCATCCCGTCATTTGCGTCGCAGGACTGGCCTATAAGCCGGATGTGGCCGACCTGCGCGAGAGTCCGGCAGTGCGCATCGCCGATTGGCTCGACGAGCGGGGTTTGACGACGCGGCGCTACGATCCGCTGCTACCCCAATATCGCGACATGACGCTGGCGCAAGCTGCCGCTGGATGCGATTATCTGGCGATTTTAATTCCCCATGCGGCCTTGCGCGCCGATCTGGCGCTGAATCGCGGGGCGATTGCCGCAGCGATGCGCACGCCGCGCATCCGGTCGTTTTAA
- the rimM gene encoding 16S rRNA processing protein RimM, translating to MATCESPDGEPLIRVGALAGPHGLAGDIKIRTTDDAPDWPGVAQDAFIAPAGTSSPAVATLKAVRIERIQMTGPGMARARLQGFASRTALEQALGPMLSKGTLYLRQRDVPAPPPDAFHVDALIGLRVIEAESGRESGVVRDVLSAGGSDFLEIEPAGGGERATIPFNRDFFPEVDVAAGWVRMAHLEGFLDPPSGSPAL from the coding sequence ATGGCGACCTGTGAGTCGCCAGACGGCGAACCGTTGATTCGCGTCGGGGCGCTGGCGGGACCGCATGGACTGGCGGGCGATATCAAGATTCGAACGACAGACGACGCGCCGGATTGGCCGGGCGTCGCGCAGGATGCCTTTATCGCCCCGGCAGGGACGTCGTCTCCTGCTGTAGCGACGCTTAAAGCCGTTCGCATTGAGCGGATTCAGATGACAGGCCCCGGCATGGCGCGCGCGCGTTTGCAAGGCTTCGCTTCGCGCACGGCGCTGGAGCAGGCGCTGGGCCCGATGCTCTCGAAGGGGACGCTGTATCTGCGACAGCGCGATGTGCCCGCGCCGCCGCCGGATGCGTTTCATGTCGACGCGCTCATTGGGCTGCGCGTGATTGAAGCGGAATCGGGACGTGAGAGCGGCGTGGTGCGCGACGTGTTGAGCGCCGGCGGGTCGGATTTTCTGGAAATCGAGCCGGCGGGCGGCGGCGAGCGGGCGACCATCCCCTTTAACCGGGATTTCTTCCCCGAGGTGGACGTCGCGGCGGGCTGGGTGCGGATGGCGCATCTGGAAGGATTTTTAGATCCCCCTTCGGGATCGCCTGCTTTGTAA
- the ylqF gene encoding ribosome biogenesis GTPase YlqF: MTIQWYPGHIAKAERKLAEALKLVDVTIEVVDARLPVSTVNPRLRKAMAAKPTLTLLNKADLADPAQNKAWLKAFQQEREAALLYDAHSGKTRQRLIEALTALGEAKMQALTAQGRKRRPVRVMVVGMPNVGKSTVINSVVGRRKTRTGHKAGVTRASQWIRIHPDVELMDTPGIIPPRLDDEQTGLKLAWVSSVSDAAFDEEIAAQALLSYLSALYPQTIRASLRLPADAALTLDAMAASRGYLARGGQADILRTARAALSEFRQGRLGRLTLEFHPSGAADMLLLQ; this comes from the coding sequence ATGACCATTCAATGGTACCCTGGCCACATCGCCAAGGCGGAGCGTAAACTGGCCGAAGCGCTCAAGCTGGTAGACGTGACCATCGAAGTGGTCGATGCGCGCCTGCCCGTGTCGACGGTGAATCCGCGCCTGCGCAAGGCCATGGCGGCCAAGCCCACGCTCACGCTTCTTAATAAGGCCGATCTCGCCGATCCGGCGCAGAATAAAGCCTGGCTGAAAGCGTTTCAGCAAGAACGCGAGGCCGCCCTGCTCTATGACGCGCACAGCGGCAAGACCCGCCAACGCCTGATTGAAGCGCTCACGGCGCTGGGAGAAGCCAAAATGCAGGCGCTGACGGCCCAGGGACGCAAGCGCCGTCCCGTGCGCGTGATGGTCGTCGGGATGCCCAACGTGGGCAAATCGACCGTCATTAACAGCGTCGTGGGGCGCCGCAAGACGCGCACCGGGCATAAGGCGGGCGTCACGCGCGCCTCACAATGGATTCGTATCCATCCTGACGTTGAGTTGATGGACACGCCCGGCATCATTCCGCCGCGTCTGGACGACGAGCAGACCGGGCTGAAACTCGCCTGGGTCAGTTCAGTGTCCGACGCCGCCTTTGACGAGGAAATTGCGGCTCAAGCGCTGCTCTCGTACTTGAGCGCCCTGTATCCGCAAACGATTCGCGCCTCGCTGCGCTTGCCTGCCGACGCCGCGTTGACGCTGGATGCGATGGCCGCCTCGCGGGGATATCTGGCGCGCGGCGGACAGGCAGATATTCTGCGGACGGCGCGGGCTGCGCTCAGCGAGTTTCGTCAAGGACGCCTCGGGCGGCTGACGCTGGAGTTTCATCCGTCGGGCGCGGCGGATATGTTGCTGCTACAATAA
- a CDS encoding PilT/PilU family type 4a pilus ATPase yields MSSLSPLSIAEDLETFLRMAVAQNISDVHLRCGYPPMLRKDGEMISTKLPPMDEDSMTAFAQRIIPPKVMDRVMSRRDFDFGYDLEDVARFRVNFFFELNRPGLVLRVIPLKIPKIEEIGLPSIITRFTEHHKGLVLLTGPTGAGKSTTLAALLNHINESTARHIITIEDPVEYVYHNMRSVITQREIGVDTDSFPSGLKYALRQDPDVILIGEMRDRETISSALHAAETGHLVFSTLHTTDAVQTINRIINIYEPHEREPVRHQLADVLIGTISQRLVRKKEGRGRVAVAEIMSVSPAVKDYIKREELGEIYQMLAAGEFDDMCNLNGSLFKATRNELIAQDEALRISDNPSELHQMFRGAYHGSGG; encoded by the coding sequence GTGTCCAGCCTGAGCCCACTGTCCATCGCCGAAGATCTCGAAACCTTTCTGCGGATGGCCGTCGCGCAAAATATTTCGGACGTTCACTTGCGCTGCGGATATCCGCCGATGCTGCGCAAAGACGGCGAGATGATCAGCACCAAATTGCCGCCGATGGACGAAGACTCCATGACGGCCTTCGCCCAGCGCATTATTCCGCCCAAGGTGATGGATCGCGTGATGTCGCGCCGCGACTTCGATTTTGGCTACGATCTCGAAGACGTTGCGCGCTTTCGGGTCAACTTCTTCTTTGAATTAAATCGTCCGGGGCTTGTTTTGCGGGTCATTCCGCTCAAAATTCCTAAAATAGAAGAGATCGGCCTGCCGTCCATTATTACGCGTTTCACCGAGCACCACAAAGGGCTGGTGCTGCTGACCGGTCCCACCGGCGCGGGGAAATCCACCACGCTGGCGGCCCTGTTGAATCATATCAATGAGTCGACGGCCCGCCATATCATTACAATTGAGGATCCGGTTGAATACGTGTACCACAACATGCGCTCGGTCATTACCCAGCGCGAGATTGGCGTGGATACGGACTCGTTCCCCTCGGGTCTGAAGTATGCCCTGCGGCAAGATCCCGATGTCATCCTGATTGGGGAGATGCGCGATCGCGAGACGATCTCCTCTGCGCTGCACGCCGCAGAAACCGGTCACCTGGTATTCTCCACGCTGCACACGACCGACGCCGTGCAGACCATTAACCGGATTATCAACATTTACGAGCCCCACGAGCGCGAACCCGTGCGGCATCAACTGGCCGACGTCTTAATCGGGACGATTTCGCAGCGGCTGGTGCGTAAAAAAGAGGGCCGGGGCCGCGTCGCCGTGGCGGAAATCATGAGCGTGTCGCCTGCGGTCAAGGATTACATCAAGCGCGAAGAGCTGGGCGAAATTTACCAGATGCTGGCCGCCGGAGAATTCGACGATATGTGCAACCTGAACGGGTCGCTGTTCAAGGCCACGCGTAACGAGCTCATTGCTCAGGACGAAGCCCTGCGCATCTCCGACAACCCGTCGGAACTGCACCAGATGTTCCGTGGCGCCTACCACGGCTCAGGCGGCTAA
- a CDS encoding DegT/DnrJ/EryC1/StrS family aminotransferase, whose protein sequence is MTPACALPKIPIARPCFADDAPRALAEALKSGWVSQGPLVQAFEDAIAARAGAAYAVATTSWTTAFHLALLLHGIGPGDDVLCPSYSFIATANVIRHVGATPRFVDIDPQTLNLDAATAEAVILAHYRPGADGRWRHGESGGQLRAILGVHQIGMPFDIDALAALAERYGLDLLEDSACALGSEYKGRPVGASGFCGAFSFHPRKIITTGEGGMLLLADDKQAERARRLRLHGMSLSDLARHGAGSTVYETYPEVGYNYKLTDLQAALGLSQLAQLDDFLAQRQAIARRYDADLGALPGVSALTPPPYVSCWNAQSYPVRLLGADERQRDAAMRALDEAGVATRRGIPPIHLQAAYDEGAISLPMSEAVSRESFFLPIYPGLSANELDRIVEAAVRAIRAVS, encoded by the coding sequence ATGACTCCGGCCTGCGCCCTACCTAAAATTCCGATCGCCCGGCCCTGCTTTGCCGACGATGCGCCGCGCGCGCTGGCCGAAGCGCTTAAAAGCGGCTGGGTGTCGCAGGGGCCGCTGGTTCAGGCGTTTGAAGACGCAATTGCCGCGCGCGCGGGGGCCGCTTATGCGGTGGCGACTACCTCGTGGACAACGGCTTTTCATCTGGCGCTGCTGCTGCACGGCATTGGGCCGGGCGATGACGTACTCTGTCCGTCCTATTCGTTTATCGCCACGGCCAACGTCATTCGCCACGTGGGGGCGACGCCGCGCTTTGTCGACATTGATCCGCAGACGCTGAATCTGGACGCCGCAACCGCCGAAGCCGTGATTCTGGCGCACTATCGCCCGGGGGCCGACGGACGCTGGCGCCATGGCGAAAGCGGCGGCCAATTGCGCGCCATTTTAGGCGTTCACCAGATTGGCATGCCGTTTGACATTGATGCGCTCGCCGCGCTGGCCGAGCGCTACGGGCTGGATCTGCTGGAAGATTCGGCGTGCGCGCTGGGCTCTGAATATAAAGGCCGCCCGGTGGGGGCGTCCGGTTTTTGCGGGGCATTCAGTTTTCATCCGCGCAAGATTATTACCACCGGCGAAGGCGGCATGCTGCTGCTGGCCGACGACAAACAGGCCGAGCGCGCCCGCCGCCTGCGCCTGCACGGCATGTCGCTGTCCGATCTGGCGCGCCATGGCGCTGGCAGTACGGTTTACGAGACGTATCCCGAAGTCGGCTATAACTATAAACTCACGGATCTCCAGGCGGCGTTGGGCCTGAGTCAATTGGCGCAACTGGATGATTTTCTGGCGCAACGTCAGGCCATTGCCCGGCGCTATGATGCTGATCTGGGCGCGTTGCCCGGCGTGAGCGCGCTGACCCCGCCGCCGTATGTCTCCTGCTGGAATGCGCAGTCCTATCCCGTGCGCCTGCTGGGAGCCGATGAACGCCAACGCGACGCCGCGATGCGGGCGCTGGATGAAGCGGGCGTCGCCACGCGGCGCGGAATCCCTCCGATTCATCTTCAGGCGGCTTATGATGAGGGGGCGATCTCGCTGCCGATGAGCGAAGCGGTTTCGCGCGAATCGTTTTTTCTGCCGATTTACCCCGGTCTGAGCGCAAATGAGCTGGATCGGATCGTCGAGGCCGCCGTGCGGGCGATTCGAGCGGTTTCTTAG